Proteins from a single region of Desulfobacter postgatei 2ac9:
- a CDS encoding tetratricopeptide repeat protein, whose amino-acid sequence MMLKFIAKELQFLKTTGDAPELTPPEIYYSDLIMQPSKEFAIFSRRIADTCASQKTFITAAIQIDPAAPEKTIDTANDIFDACFHSVLDEDRGIWECLDPFTAIFAFWDYQAPTQGKKLLDLLNEKISQAVNAKLIMGTIAFPFHDFPVEEMAGCALKALDHAAFFGPGHAVEFDGLSLNISGDRLFQLNNIDAAITEYEKGLSISPTDFNLLNSLGVAFGVDACLDKAMEFFEKARKINPEEVMVIHNIGLIHRINGKNDSALAYLKKAHGIDPDLFEIELLLGHLLFKEKKFDPAIKHLDAAIRLKPESGTAFTIKGKILLERQDAAGAAAQFNQAVKLNPNDPEALSGYARAMALQKRNLPIALSFAKKSLALDPGNKQYRQYLEEIQNLYSRIAEKNQDRSIKSA is encoded by the coding sequence ATGATGCTAAAATTCATTGCAAAAGAACTTCAATTTTTAAAAACAACCGGGGATGCCCCTGAGCTTACCCCCCCGGAAATTTACTATTCAGACCTGATTATGCAGCCATCAAAGGAATTCGCAATTTTTTCCCGGCGTATAGCCGATACCTGCGCATCCCAAAAAACATTTATCACGGCGGCCATACAGATTGATCCGGCAGCGCCGGAAAAGACGATTGACACTGCCAATGATATATTTGACGCCTGCTTTCATTCGGTGCTGGATGAAGACAGAGGCATCTGGGAATGCCTGGACCCGTTCACTGCCATCTTTGCGTTCTGGGATTATCAAGCACCTACCCAAGGGAAAAAACTGCTTGACCTGCTCAATGAAAAAATTTCCCAGGCCGTGAATGCCAAACTGATCATGGGAACAATTGCCTTCCCCTTTCATGATTTTCCGGTTGAAGAGATGGCAGGATGCGCGCTCAAAGCCCTGGACCATGCAGCTTTTTTTGGCCCGGGCCATGCTGTTGAATTTGACGGTCTGTCCCTGAATATCAGTGGAGACCGGCTGTTCCAGCTCAATAACATTGACGCAGCCATTACTGAATACGAAAAAGGGCTTTCCATTTCTCCAACTGATTTCAACCTGCTCAACAGCCTGGGCGTTGCCTTTGGGGTGGACGCCTGCCTGGACAAGGCCATGGAATTTTTTGAAAAAGCCAGAAAGATCAATCCCGAAGAGGTGATGGTCATCCACAATATCGGCCTGATCCACCGGATCAACGGTAAAAACGATTCGGCCCTGGCATACCTTAAAAAAGCCCATGGGATTGACCCGGATCTATTTGAAATTGAGTTGCTGTTGGGCCATCTTTTATTCAAGGAAAAAAAATTCGACCCCGCCATTAAACACCTGGATGCCGCTATCCGGCTCAAACCCGAGTCAGGCACAGCGTTTACAATCAAAGGCAAGATACTTCTGGAAAGGCAAGATGCCGCCGGTGCCGCAGCCCAATTCAACCAGGCCGTCAAACTCAATCCCAATGATCCCGAAGCGTTGTCCGGATATGCCAGGGCCATGGCGTTACAGAAAAGAAATCTGCCCATAGCCCTCAGCTTTGCAAAAAAAAGTCTGGCTCTGGACCCTGGGAATAAACAATACAGACAATATCTTGAAGAAATTCAAAATCTCTACAGCCGGATTGCAGAAAAAAATCAAGACCGTTCCATCAAATCAGCCTGA
- the selA gene encoding L-seryl-tRNA(Sec) selenium transferase — MKQAIPDKHLQLKSLPGVDHILALAQTDDRFARIPRSLVLESVRRAIDNTRTKIREGSPVTINDEVIIKQAALLAAQKMKNRLTPLINATGVVLHTNLGRALLCRDALDNIMAVASAYSNLELNLVTGKRGIRYAAIEELICELTGAQAAMAVNNNAGAVLLALNTLAQGRQVIVSRGELVEIGGSFRVPDVMIKSGCILKEVGTTNRTHPHDYTNAITEDTGLLLKVHTSNYKIEGFTTAVSLKELVDIGKAHGIPVMEDLGSGTLIDLSAFGLPSEPPVFEQVASGADVVTFSGDKLLGGPQAGILVGAKQCMDQIKANPLTRALRIDKMTLAGLEATLKLYRDTLVAVEEIPTLRMLTLSYEQICRDAEALFSLVTDAVGKQAELALADMTSRPGGGSYPGLTLPTRCLTIRPKTISVTALDKKLRAFDPPVMGRIENDRFIIDPRTLQPGQDKILANILKKLID, encoded by the coding sequence ATGAAACAAGCAATACCTGATAAGCATTTACAATTAAAATCCCTGCCCGGTGTAGATCATATTCTTGCCCTTGCCCAAACAGATGACCGATTTGCACGGATACCGCGCAGCCTCGTGCTTGAATCTGTACGAAGAGCCATTGACAATACCCGCACAAAAATACGTGAAGGCAGCCCTGTCACAATCAATGATGAAGTTATAATAAAGCAGGCAGCCCTGCTCGCTGCCCAGAAAATGAAAAACCGGCTAACCCCTTTGATCAACGCCACAGGCGTGGTCCTGCACACCAATCTGGGCAGGGCATTGCTCTGCCGGGATGCCTTAGATAATATCATGGCGGTCGCATCCGCTTATTCCAATCTTGAGCTCAATCTTGTAACAGGCAAACGTGGCATCCGTTACGCGGCAATTGAAGAGCTGATCTGCGAATTGACCGGGGCCCAAGCAGCCATGGCCGTAAATAATAATGCCGGTGCCGTACTGCTGGCCTTAAATACCCTTGCCCAAGGACGCCAGGTTATTGTTTCCAGAGGAGAGCTTGTGGAGATCGGCGGCTCCTTCAGAGTGCCGGACGTAATGATAAAAAGCGGGTGTATTTTAAAGGAAGTGGGGACCACCAACCGTACCCACCCCCATGATTACACCAATGCCATTACCGAAGATACAGGACTTTTACTCAAGGTCCATACCTCCAATTATAAAATTGAAGGGTTCACCACAGCGGTTTCTCTCAAGGAACTGGTGGACATTGGAAAGGCTCATGGAATTCCGGTAATGGAAGACTTGGGCTCAGGTACGCTGATTGATTTGAGCGCATTCGGGCTGCCTTCCGAACCCCCGGTTTTTGAACAGGTCGCCTCGGGTGCTGACGTGGTCACCTTCAGCGGAGACAAGCTTTTAGGCGGTCCCCAGGCCGGTATTCTTGTCGGCGCAAAACAATGCATGGACCAGATCAAGGCCAACCCCCTGACCCGGGCCCTGCGTATTGACAAAATGACTCTGGCCGGTTTGGAAGCAACTCTCAAGCTTTACCGGGACACCCTGGTGGCGGTTGAAGAAATTCCCACCCTAAGAATGCTGACCTTGTCCTACGAACAAATTTGCCGGGATGCAGAGGCTCTGTTCTCGCTGGTTACAGACGCGGTGGGGAAGCAGGCAGAACTTGCCCTGGCAGATATGACCTCCAGGCCGGGCGGAGGGTCCTATCCCGGACTGACCCTGCCCACCCGATGCCTGACCATCCGCCCCAAAACCATCTCCGTAACAGCTTTGGACAAAAAACTGCGGGCCTTTGATCCGCCCGTCATGGGGCGTATTGAGAACGATCGGTTCATCATTGACCCCAGAACACTTCAACCCGGACAGGACAAGATTCTTGCCAACATTTTAAAAAAACTGATAGATTAA
- a CDS encoding HDOD domain-containing protein — protein sequence MGRKSPQIFQACLGTCLGVALYDQERKAGGLIHLLLPSPLGNAGFEADTPGKYASTGIPMLINELTRMGCTTKALKATIAGGALVGPVSRIDLGLDIGGRSADIARRILKEQGIEILRSETGGFFACTLELDMMTGKTKIAPVWQTGIEPGTIAPVSGPEAIMETIDKLQPIPQTALKILRMSNQDGHSIDDITRELSQDQVLSARTLQMCNSVLFAGIIKIDTLKDALMMLGEERLVKSVITTAIESYFGQVGPSGYSLCKGGLFFHAVGVACLAERLARQSGLADPSQAYMAGLLHDIGKVVLDQHISAHLPFFFRILGSEKQNIIHAEEKILNFNHCRAGVILAEKWGFSDALTEAIRCHHTPEETGGHSRLVEIIYLADQIMEKFFTFFDIDKPDALHLEAIIKKLDLDGASLVRCIDDLPLDILTQDLTDETSNT from the coding sequence GTGGGGAGAAAATCTCCTCAAATATTTCAGGCCTGCCTTGGCACCTGCCTGGGCGTGGCGCTCTATGATCAAGAGCGGAAAGCCGGAGGGCTGATCCATCTCCTTCTACCCTCCCCGCTGGGAAATGCGGGCTTCGAAGCGGACACCCCGGGAAAATATGCCTCCACGGGCATTCCCATGCTGATCAACGAACTTACACGCATGGGATGCACCACAAAGGCACTGAAGGCCACCATTGCAGGCGGAGCTCTGGTCGGGCCTGTTTCCCGCATAGACCTGGGCCTGGACATCGGGGGCCGCTCTGCAGATATTGCCCGCCGTATATTAAAGGAACAAGGCATTGAAATTCTAAGGTCCGAGACCGGCGGTTTTTTTGCCTGTACCCTTGAACTGGACATGATGACCGGCAAAACAAAAATTGCGCCGGTCTGGCAAACGGGGATTGAACCGGGCACTATTGCACCGGTTTCGGGTCCTGAAGCCATCATGGAGACCATTGACAAGCTCCAACCTATCCCGCAGACCGCATTAAAAATTTTAAGGATGTCCAATCAGGATGGCCACAGCATTGATGATATTACCCGGGAGCTATCCCAGGACCAGGTACTGTCCGCACGGACATTACAAATGTGCAACTCCGTCCTTTTTGCGGGCATCATAAAAATTGACACGCTCAAGGACGCGCTGATGATGCTTGGCGAGGAAAGGCTGGTTAAAAGTGTAATAACAACAGCCATTGAGAGCTATTTTGGACAGGTCGGTCCATCAGGCTATTCCCTATGCAAGGGAGGGCTTTTTTTCCATGCCGTGGGTGTGGCTTGCCTTGCAGAACGGCTGGCAAGGCAGAGCGGTTTAGCTGATCCCTCGCAGGCGTATATGGCAGGACTGCTGCACGATATCGGCAAAGTTGTTCTGGACCAGCATATATCAGCGCATTTACCGTTTTTTTTTCGTATCCTGGGGAGTGAAAAGCAAAATATCATCCACGCAGAAGAAAAAATTCTGAACTTCAACCACTGTCGGGCAGGCGTGATCCTGGCGGAGAAATGGGGCTTTTCAGACGCACTGACCGAAGCCATCCGCTGTCACCATACCCCTGAAGAGACAGGCGGCCACTCACGACTGGTGGAAATTATTTACCTGGCGGACCAAATTATGGAAAAATTTTTCACATTCTTTGATATTGATAAACCAGATGCCCTGCACCTGGAAGCTATCATAAAAAAATTGGATCTGGACGGTGCATCCCTGGTCCGGTGCATCGACGATCTGCCCTTGGATATACTGACACAGGATCTGACGGATGAAACAAGCAATACCTGA
- a CDS encoding GGDEF domain-containing protein: MLKNLYLDSLEASVKYLRIILKEIAELKLPYTPIVYAVWYEYVSGQNPKLSKNIQAIRKKKELIDYQKVLEWFREYVSDRQVFITEEQTRKAGNLLEGITSRLTEGGNLMERQGDRLKAHIEKLDSASNQPDIKNICRDIVLETHRIIDGNTELKNDIHSTVTELHALKLELENLRKAVKTDLLTGLLNRRGFDDAIEKHMKDAQEQTAPLSLIIADIDRFKRINDNYGHLTGDNVLKLISKLIQRHIKGRDIACRFGGEEFIMALPETKMDGGFALAEQIRTSLEKVRWQSKSSGKDIGTITISLGVAQLIPGEDLNALIARADKALYAAKKNGRNRTGTHNGKEVILP; this comes from the coding sequence ATGTTAAAAAACTTATATCTTGATTCCCTGGAAGCCTCAGTAAAATATCTTCGAATCATTCTCAAAGAGATTGCCGAGCTTAAACTTCCTTATACGCCAATTGTTTATGCGGTCTGGTATGAGTATGTTTCGGGCCAGAATCCCAAACTGAGCAAGAATATTCAGGCAATCCGTAAAAAAAAGGAACTTATAGACTATCAAAAGGTCCTTGAATGGTTCAGAGAGTACGTTTCCGACAGGCAAGTGTTTATCACCGAAGAACAAACCAGAAAAGCGGGAAACCTTCTTGAGGGAATCACCTCACGCCTCACCGAGGGCGGAAACCTTATGGAGCGGCAGGGAGACCGGCTCAAAGCACATATCGAGAAGCTGGACAGTGCCTCAAACCAACCGGATATCAAAAACATTTGCCGAGACATAGTTTTGGAAACCCATCGGATCATTGACGGTAATACAGAGCTTAAAAACGATATTCACAGCACCGTCACTGAACTTCATGCGCTAAAGCTGGAACTTGAAAACCTGAGAAAAGCGGTAAAAACTGATCTGCTCACAGGACTTCTTAACCGCCGTGGTTTTGACGATGCCATTGAGAAACACATGAAGGATGCCCAGGAGCAGACCGCACCCTTAAGCCTGATCATTGCAGACATCGACCGGTTTAAACGAATAAATGATAACTATGGCCATCTTACCGGGGATAATGTACTCAAACTGATATCCAAACTTATACAGAGACACATCAAAGGCAGAGATATTGCCTGCAGGTTCGGCGGCGAAGAATTTATCATGGCCTTGCCCGAAACCAAAATGGACGGCGGTTTTGCCCTGGCCGAACAAATCCGTACCAGCCTTGAAAAAGTGAGATGGCAGTCCAAAAGCTCAGGCAAGGATATCGGGACGATCACCATCTCTTTAGGCGTGGCCCAGCTCATTCCCGGCGAAGACTTAAACGCCCTTATTGCACGGGCAGACAAGGCCCTTTATGCCGCCAAAAAAAATGGCCGAAACCGCACCGGCACCCACAATGGCAAAGAGGTGATTCTTCCTTGA
- the pyrF gene encoding orotidine-5'-phosphate decarboxylase: MQTTAKEYIIFPLDFPSMAAAQFHIRQLDDRVGMFKIGLELFIRQGPAVVGMVRKMSSAGIFLDLKLHDISATVGRAMARVADLGVDLVTVHGACSQKMLESAVQNAGKTKVLAVTLLTDNDAETVRAQGFKDEYVNAPEKLVLLRARMAMEAGCAGVVCSGQETAMLKAQLGKGCLAVTPGIRPQWCLTPGDDQRRVVTPAKAVQAGSDYIVIGRPIRDADDPARAAERVALEIEAGLSGPAA, translated from the coding sequence ATGCAGACAACAGCAAAAGAATACATTATTTTTCCTCTGGATTTTCCCTCCATGGCGGCGGCCCAGTTTCATATTCGGCAGCTTGACGACCGGGTGGGTATGTTTAAAATAGGCCTTGAACTGTTTATCCGCCAGGGTCCGGCTGTGGTGGGGATGGTCAGAAAGATGTCCAGTGCAGGGATTTTCCTGGATTTGAAGCTGCATGATATCTCCGCTACGGTTGGTCGGGCCATGGCCCGGGTGGCGGATCTCGGGGTGGATCTGGTGACAGTCCACGGGGCTTGCTCACAAAAAATGCTTGAGTCTGCCGTTCAAAATGCCGGAAAAACCAAAGTGCTTGCCGTGACCCTGCTTACGGACAATGACGCAGAGACGGTTCGTGCCCAGGGGTTTAAGGATGAATATGTTAATGCGCCGGAAAAGCTGGTGCTGCTGCGGGCCCGTATGGCCATGGAGGCCGGATGTGCCGGTGTGGTGTGCTCAGGGCAGGAAACCGCTATGTTGAAAGCACAACTGGGCAAAGGGTGCCTGGCTGTTACGCCGGGGATTCGGCCCCAATGGTGCCTGACACCCGGGGATGACCAGAGACGGGTTGTCACGCCGGCTAAGGCTGTGCAGGCGGGTTCTGATTATATCGTGATTGGTCGGCCCATCCGGGATGCTGACGACCCGGCCCGGGCCGCTGAAAGGGTGGCCCTGGAAATTGAAGCCGGTCTATCCGGCCCAGCCGCGTAA
- a CDS encoding aspartate kinase, which translates to MALRVQKFGGTSVADLERISTVADRVQKAHENGDRMVVVLSAMAGVTNNLINLARQASENPDERELDVLLATGEQTTAALMAMMLKSRGLKAKSFLGFQAGIQTNHMSGKARIREIDSQNLRGALDEGNIVVVAGFQGADDHGDITTLGRGGSDTSAVAIAASLKADVCEIFTDVDGVYTTDPRICPQARKINRISYDEMLEMAILGAKVLQIRSVEFAKKYNVPVHVRSSFNEEEGTMVVNESADMESPVVSGITCDMNEARITFKRVPDQPGISAKVFGALDEAGISVDMIIQNSRSGGEKDPGGETDLTFTVTKDDFNRAMKISEKVANQINAGEIRTATDIAKISVIGLGMKSHSGVAAVMFKALAEENINIRMISTSEIRISCVIQAKYAELAVRSLHAAFGLDKEQ; encoded by the coding sequence ATGGCTTTACGGGTGCAAAAATTTGGCGGCACATCTGTGGCAGATCTCGAAAGGATCTCCACGGTGGCCGACCGGGTACAAAAGGCCCATGAAAACGGAGACCGAATGGTGGTGGTGCTTTCAGCAATGGCTGGTGTGACAAACAATCTGATCAACCTTGCCAGACAGGCATCCGAAAACCCGGATGAAAGGGAACTGGATGTGCTGCTGGCAACCGGAGAACAGACTACGGCGGCCTTAATGGCCATGATGCTCAAATCAAGAGGGCTTAAAGCCAAATCTTTCTTAGGTTTCCAGGCCGGCATCCAGACCAACCATATGTCAGGCAAAGCCAGAATCCGGGAGATCGACAGCCAGAACCTGCGTGGGGCACTGGATGAGGGGAATATTGTCGTGGTGGCAGGATTCCAGGGTGCGGACGACCACGGGGATATCACCACCCTGGGCCGGGGCGGATCCGACACCTCGGCCGTTGCCATTGCCGCATCACTCAAAGCCGATGTCTGTGAGATCTTCACTGACGTGGACGGGGTGTACACAACCGATCCAAGGATATGCCCGCAAGCCAGGAAAATCAACAGAATTTCCTATGATGAAATGCTTGAAATGGCCATTCTGGGAGCAAAGGTTCTCCAGATCAGGTCTGTGGAATTTGCAAAAAAATACAATGTGCCCGTGCATGTCCGGTCATCATTCAATGAGGAGGAAGGAACCATGGTTGTCAACGAAAGTGCGGATATGGAAAGCCCTGTGGTGTCAGGCATCACCTGCGACATGAATGAAGCAAGAATCACGTTCAAACGCGTCCCGGACCAACCCGGCATTTCAGCCAAAGTTTTCGGAGCCCTTGACGAGGCCGGTATCTCAGTGGACATGATCATTCAGAACTCGCGCTCCGGCGGCGAAAAAGACCCCGGCGGCGAAACGGATCTGACCTTTACCGTGACCAAGGATGATTTTAACCGGGCAATGAAAATTTCCGAAAAAGTGGCGAATCAGATCAATGCCGGCGAAATAAGAACCGCCACCGATATTGCCAAAATATCAGTCATCGGCCTGGGGATGAAAAGCCATTCCGGCGTGGCTGCGGTAATGTTCAAGGCCCTGGCCGAAGAAAACATCAACATCCGTATGATTTCAACCTCTGAAATCCGTATTTCATGCGTTATTCAGGCCAAATATGCGGAACTGGCCGTCAGAAGCCTGCATGCAGCCTTTGGTCTGGACAAGGAACAATAA
- the tsaE gene encoding tRNA (adenosine(37)-N6)-threonylcarbamoyltransferase complex ATPase subunit type 1 TsaE — translation MKQIISQSPEQTQEAARRLGLYIRKQHLSCAIALTGNLGCGKTCFVQGLARGLDVGDGYYITSPTFTIMNEYPAGNMRLCHLDLYRLSDPDELDYIGIEDQMGQDSVTVVEWPDLLIETGFEFDLHIHFEFDADFNRKITFSPSGQAGINLLSNLSL, via the coding sequence ATGAAACAGATTATATCCCAAAGCCCGGAACAGACCCAGGAAGCGGCCAGGCGCCTGGGCTTATATATCCGCAAACAGCACTTAAGTTGCGCCATAGCCCTGACAGGAAATCTTGGCTGCGGCAAAACCTGTTTTGTCCAGGGCCTTGCCAGGGGGCTGGATGTGGGCGACGGGTACTACATCACCAGTCCCACCTTTACCATCATGAACGAATATCCGGCAGGTAACATGCGCCTGTGCCACCTGGACCTCTACCGGCTTTCAGACCCGGACGAGCTGGACTATATCGGCATTGAGGATCAGATGGGACAAGACAGCGTCACCGTGGTGGAGTGGCCGGATCTTCTCATTGAAACCGGCTTTGAATTTGATCTTCACATCCATTTTGAATTTGATGCCGACTTTAATAGAAAAATAACCTTTTCTCCATCTGGACAAGCCGGAATAAATCTGCTAAGCAATCTATCCCTGTAA
- a CDS encoding bifunctional ADP-dependent NAD(P)H-hydrate dehydratase/NAD(P)H-hydrate epimerase — translation MIIVTTRQMQQMDKNTIESFGIPGRVLMENAGRGAIEMLSEHFDLEGARVAVVAGRGNNGGDGFVIGRYLMEMGVSVSFFLLSTRDRVQGDAGANMDLILDLLAEHALSQFIEIPDKDALEAVTEILLDHDLFVDAIFGTGLNADVRGIYRDVIELINDSDKAVFSVDIPSGINADTGAVCGVAIRADATATFAFAKAGHILYPGNFHTGDLEVVDIGIPGHIAKAQSPHIFLPEPHDIAGLIPARAFNAHKGSFGHLLVLAGSPGKTGAAALCANAAMRSGAGLVTLGVPEKLMPVMEPMVVEPMTTALAQTSSGGLDAAALDDIITLLADKAALALGPGMGTDSGTQELIKSILAIASVPMVIDADGLNCIAKNPDILATVKAPVILTPHPGEMARLTGKTTADIQQNRMETARNFAEKQKVILVLKGAQTLVAYPDGAVFICPTGNPGMACGGMGDVLTGMIAAFLAQDLSPESAALAGVYLHGLCGDLLAEDHAFGFSASDMVAGIPQALTTLLS, via the coding sequence ATGATTATTGTTACCACCAGACAGATGCAGCAGATGGATAAAAACACCATTGAATCCTTTGGCATTCCTGGCCGGGTACTCATGGAAAACGCAGGCCGGGGTGCCATAGAGATGCTCTCCGAGCACTTCGACCTTGAAGGCGCCAGGGTGGCAGTGGTGGCGGGCCGGGGCAACAACGGCGGCGACGGGTTTGTGATCGGACGTTACCTCATGGAGATGGGGGTGAGCGTCAGCTTCTTTCTTTTATCCACCCGGGACCGGGTCCAGGGCGATGCCGGGGCAAATATGGACCTGATACTGGACCTTCTGGCCGAACACGCCCTGTCACAATTCATTGAAATTCCCGACAAAGACGCCCTGGAAGCGGTAACCGAAATCCTGCTGGACCATGACCTGTTTGTGGACGCCATTTTCGGCACAGGACTCAATGCCGATGTCCGGGGCATTTACCGTGATGTTATTGAACTGATCAATGATTCGGACAAAGCGGTGTTCAGCGTGGACATCCCCTCGGGAATCAATGCGGATACAGGCGCAGTCTGCGGGGTGGCCATCCGGGCAGATGCCACAGCCACCTTTGCCTTTGCCAAGGCAGGGCACATTCTGTACCCGGGCAATTTTCACACCGGTGACCTGGAGGTCGTTGACATCGGTATTCCCGGCCACATTGCAAAAGCACAATCTCCCCATATTTTCCTGCCGGAACCCCACGACATTGCAGGCCTGATACCGGCCAGGGCGTTCAATGCCCACAAGGGCAGTTTCGGCCACCTGCTGGTACTGGCCGGCTCGCCGGGTAAAACCGGAGCTGCGGCATTATGCGCCAACGCGGCCATGAGGAGCGGTGCAGGCCTGGTGACCTTGGGCGTTCCAGAAAAGCTTATGCCCGTCATGGAACCTATGGTCGTCGAACCCATGACAACCGCGCTTGCCCAAACCTCTTCGGGCGGCCTGGATGCCGCAGCCCTGGATGACATTATTACACTTTTGGCAGACAAGGCCGCTTTGGCCTTAGGACCCGGCATGGGCACGGATTCCGGCACCCAGGAGCTGATCAAAAGCATTCTGGCCATTGCATCCGTACCCATGGTCATTGACGCCGACGGCCTGAACTGCATTGCAAAAAATCCTGACATTCTCGCCACAGTCAAGGCCCCGGTTATCCTGACCCCCCATCCGGGTGAAATGGCCCGTCTAACCGGAAAAACCACTGCGGATATTCAGCAGAACCGAATGGAAACCGCCAGAAACTTTGCAGAAAAACAGAAGGTTATCCTCGTGCTTAAAGGTGCCCAGACCCTTGTGGCCTACCCGGACGGGGCCGTATTTATCTGTCCCACGGGAAATCCCGGCATGGCCTGCGGCGGCATGGGCGATGTGCTTACCGGCATGATCGCTGCATTCCTGGCCCAGGATTTATCCCCTGAATCAGCTGCCCTTGCAGGCGTTTATCTTCACGGACTGTGTGGGGATCTGCTGGCCGAAGACCACGCCTTTGGGTTTTCGGCATCCGATATGGTGGCGGGCATTCCCCAGGCGCTAACTACCCTTTTGTCATGA
- a CDS encoding DNA-3-methyladenine glycosylase I — protein sequence MNDIKRCGWVTSDPLYIRYHDTEWGVPVHDDRKIFEFLILEGAQAGLSWLTILKRRQGYCNAFCEFDPEKIARFTEADIQKRLKDPGIIRNKLKVQSAVTNARAFLKIQEEFGTFDTYAWRFVDGAPIINRYTSQEQVPARSSQSDAFSKDLCKRGFKFTGSTIIYAHMQATGMVNDHLVSCFRYKEVMA from the coding sequence ATGAACGATATTAAACGTTGCGGCTGGGTGACCAGTGACCCTTTATATATCCGTTACCATGACACGGAATGGGGGGTGCCGGTTCACGATGACCGAAAAATTTTTGAATTTCTCATCCTGGAAGGGGCTCAGGCAGGGTTGTCCTGGCTGACGATCCTCAAGCGTCGCCAGGGATATTGCAATGCATTCTGTGAGTTTGACCCTGAAAAGATAGCCCGGTTCACCGAAGCCGATATTCAGAAACGGCTTAAAGACCCAGGCATCATCCGAAACAAGCTCAAGGTCCAGTCTGCAGTCACCAATGCCCGGGCGTTCTTAAAGATCCAGGAAGAATTCGGCACCTTTGACACCTATGCCTGGCGGTTTGTGGACGGAGCGCCCATCATCAACCGCTATACCAGCCAGGAGCAAGTTCCGGCCAGATCCAGCCAGTCCGACGCATTTTCAAAAGACTTATGTAAGCGCGGGTTTAAATTTACCGGGTCCACCATCATCTATGCCCACATGCAGGCCACGGGCATGGTGAACGATCACCTGGTCTCCTGCTTCAGATATAAAGAGGTAATGGCCTGA